One Formosa agariphila KMM 3901 genomic window, CTGCTTTAATCTAAAAAAAGCGTCTGCTCGTATTTTAGCGACCTCTCGTTCTCCAGTCGTTACTCTGGTATCAAAATCTAAGTTATGACCACGGTTAACACTCGTTGTTTCCTGTTTTACGATTTCAAAAAAGCGCTCATAGTATTTAGCAGTATCTGGATCATTTACTTTTCCAAAAAATTGATAGGATAAATTACTTAGAATCGCACGACTCGCTTTATCCCCGTACATAATATCATTCTGGATTTTATCCTGCATCACATAAACCGTAGCAATATTATAACTCCGCAAGGTGGCAGGAATCCGATGCATATTTAATAATCGGATAGTCGGAGCTTCTTCCATCATCAAAAATGAAGGATTACTATGACGGACACTCATTTGTTTTGTGATGGTGTGAATAACTGTTGCTATAACTGGCGCATATGCTGTTTCATATTTGGGATTATTCACAACTGAAACTACAGTTGGTTTCTCCAGCGTATTTAAATTTAGTGGAACTTCATCTTCAGAGAGTGTCATAAAAATACGTTGTGTACTAATCTTTTTTAGTGCATTTGCCAAGGTACTTTTTACTCCTGCTGTTTGCCGTTCAGAATCCTTTCCGCTGATAAAAGCATCAGCCATAGCTCGTGATGTGGTATTACTACTTAAAAACTTAATCAAACTCTCAGTATCTAAATACTGATAAATCGCTATGACATGCGGCAAGGTACACTGCATTGGATAGGCTGTTTTCAATTTCCATATCAATCCACCAATTAATCCTTCTGCAGCATCATTAAAAAATTTACTTGCTCCCACACTACCGGACTCCTTCTGTTCTAAAAGATTTTCTATTAATACACGAGACACTTCATTTACACTTTCTTCATTTATCATATAACGTGGTGCAATCGGATTCACCCGATGATATATTGTATCAAATGAAATAATTTTAAAATCTACACCTTGTTTTTCAAAAATGGGATATGCCATTTCTGTCAATTCAAAATGTTTATAATCGTGAATGACACCTGAAAATTGATGCGTACTAAAATGATCAAGTAAATTATAAACCACACTCTCCGTTTTCCCACTTCCTGCAGATCCAATAATAGATACACCTCGCTTTATATTATCGAGTTTTAGTTTCCCACGCTCTAATTTAAAATGTACCTGATAGGTTGTATCGACTCCCGTATTATCATCTTCATTTTGTAAAAACACTATTCCTATACAATTCAAGAATAGTAACGGACACCCCAAATAGATTAAGATATTCAGAAATTGATGATTATTTATCTCTATACTCCAAATGAATAATAGCCCAATACTTATCCAAATAAGATTCAGTATAAAGGCATATTTTGTGATTTTATAAAAACCATATACTGTTCCAATTCCTAAAAGAAATATTAGTCCATATGTTACTATTGAATCGTCCATATTATATGCCAATTGAACCTGATTTCATAGCGACACCCACACCACGCTTTAATATTCGCAAAGCACTAAATGCCAATTGTGCTGTACTGGTTGGAATATGAGGAATTTTAATTCCGGACCGTCCTAATATTTTAAAAGCTATTGAACGCTCATTCGTTGGTAAACCCAACAGAATTTTAAAGTAACGATCGGGATGCTTTACATAGAGCTTTTTTGAAGCATAGGATTCTGCAAAATTCCGTTGATACACAAATTTTGCATCAAACCGCTCTTCTGCTTTTGCAAAAAACGCATCACGGTTAAATCCGCGTTTGACTTGCTTACCATTAAACTCCACATCCGAAGCCTTGTATTTACTTCCTGGAGATAGACTCACCCTATTAGAGGCATCCTTTCGACTTACAATAATATGAATGTGACTTTGATTTCCTGACTTCTGCATCCCTTGAACAATGCGTTTACCATCCTGCTTATGCGGTGCTTCCTCCTCTAAACGATTAATATCGTTTACAATTTCTTTAGCATTCCCTGTTTTCAACCCTTGATCTATTTTTCGAAGCTCCGATTTAAGCTCTAGTATTTTAGTTGCAAAGGGCTGGTTTACCTGAACCACTTTATCAGTGCCTTTAAAAGTACGTTCATGTTCTATTTTTGCGAAGTAGACAATATCATTTATAGATATCGGTTTACCTGAAATCTCACGGTTAAAGGCCGAAACATAATCGTGCATTATGGATTTCGTGTAGCGTTTTAGATCTTCATTACTATTCTGTAATTGTTTTAATTCTCGTGCACTTGGACTTACAGTTATACTATAAAATTTAGGTTCATTTAATTTGAGTTTAGCCGTGTTTTTATCAATGGTTTCTATCACCGTTTCAGCTGATATTTCATCACCATATTGATTGAAGAAATGCTCCATCTCTCCTTCACTCCGACCTTCGTTTTCTTTCTCCAAATACGAGACAAAATCGGCTACACTTTTAGAATAGGTTCCTGATACTTTTTGGGGACTAATAGCGATATACATGACGTTACGTTTTATGGGATTCTTCATTATTTTTCACTTTGTTTATCTTTTCTTCAAAGCGAACCTTCTGTTCTTGTATTGGTTTTTTACTGGCTTCCGCTTGTTCAAAAAGCGCTTGTAACATAGCTACTGTTGGTTTGGTTTGATGCTTTTCAATATCCTTCATAATGGAAATCATACCATTCATCCGTTTCTTAAAGAGTACTTCTAAAGTTTGAATTTTAGGACTGATAGACTCCAAAGGAGACAATCCGTTATTTTCAAAAAAGTCTATCATATACAACAAAGTCATAGACTGAGACAATGTCATATTCTTGCTAAACCTTCTAAATCGCTTAGCAACTTCATCTTTAATTTTCAAGGTTGTAAAACCTCCTTTCTTTAGTCTTTTATCCATTTTTTAGTAATTTAATATCCCGTTTCATTGGGCTGAGACTATTTTTTAGTAAAAAATCTGTTAATCAAGCACTTACATTTAAATATTTGTGATTTTAAACTACTGATTTACAACACCTTAAAACAAATGCTAGCTCCCGTAACCTCGCGCAGCGGGTTACCCTCTTGCTCTACCATTTCGTCCCGCCACAGCGGGACAAAATTTCAACCAATTTTAAGATAGTACTCACATTTCAATTGAATGGATAGCCGGAAATTTTTAAGAATTTAGACGTGCAGTTTTAATTGAATTCTTATCGAATTTCAGAAATCATTGCCAAATTCATAAACAAAAAAAAGACCCTTGATTATCAAAAGTCTTTATAAATACTTCTTATATGCTAATCACATATATAATTTCACCCGATTCAATTACATTAATATTCGCTAGTTAACATAAGCGTATTATCTATAAAAAATAGTTTAAAGGTATCGAACGGAAAATCTGTCGATTGATAGGTTTGGATTTCAAAAACATTTTCATCGCCATCACTAAAAGTAACTTGCGCCTCATACCCTTTTTTAATCTGCTCTACTATAGGTAAGCGTTTAAAATCGATGGTAATAAAGTAACTTTTTGCCATTAAATTATGGGCAATAATTGAGGCATCCGTAATTAGCCAGAAACACCTTGCTTCGGTCGTCAAAAATTGTACACCTTCTGTAAATCGCGTACCGAATGTTGGGATTTCAAATACCGTTTGAGATCCACAAAAATGATCTAATTTATGTTGTAAAATATGTGCTTGAGTTGTCATGATCTTTGCTTTTTAAAGTGAATAAAAAAGCAGATGCCACACCGTTGCAACATCTGCTTAATAGATTTAATTTGGTTTTATTCCTAGTAATAAAATTTCATCTGCTACAATTTCGGTAACATAACGCGTGGTTCCATCTTCAGCTTCATAGCTTCTAGATTTCAATTTCCCTGAGATTCCAAGTTCTTTTCCTTTCCCTGCATACTTTTCAATAATTTCTGCAGATTTACCCCACGTCACAATGGTGTGCCAAGTGGTTTCGGTTTGCTTCTCGCCATTAGCATTTTTGTAATGCTCGTTTGTGGCTAATGAAAAACGAGCTACTTTCTTACCGCTTTCAAGATTGGTGATTACTGGCTCTTGTCCAACGTTTCCAATTAACTGTACATGATTTTTAATTGTGCTCATAATAAAAGATTTAAAGATTAATAATGAATGATTTACTTATTATATCCAGAACGTTTTCCTGGTTTTGTTTTTTTAACTGTTCTACTGCTGTCTTTTTATTGATTGTGTAAGATTTCATAAGATTCGTTTTAGATTTACTTCCCATAGTGCCGTCACTGTTCCCTTTTTTGTTGCTTAGACCGATTCAATATTCAGCGTTGGAAAGACTTATAAAAGGGTGAGCCCGGTTATGCAGTCGTCCAATGCTGAATGTTGTTATTTTGCTGTCAAAAAAGAAGAATAGTGATGGTGTGGCGGAGCATCTAAAATTCCTATGAGAAGTACAAAATCATAGGCAGCAGTAGAGCACGGATTATAAATCCATTTCCTGTTTTAGCGGACTTGACTTAAAAGCTGGAGTTGGGCATGTAGTTCCTGCGCTTTTTAGCAGGAAACGAAATGGACAGTGAAAGCTTTGAAGTTGTGTCCAAGACTTAGGAGTCAAGCGCTTTTTTATGACATGGAGTCCTTACGGAATAGAATATAAATGGGCTTGATGGGAGTAGAACTCGAATTTTGAATTCACCGATGAGCAAAGCGAACGTCTCTTTTTATTATTGAAAACGCTACACTTCATTTAACTTATAAAAATACTGAAAGACATGATCTCTGTTTAAACTACTAAAGAGATGTTCAAGATCATTTTAGAAGTAAGTCCTTTTGCTCCTATGGAGTTTTTCACGGAATAGGACGTGAAAGGTCTTATTGGATTTCGAAGTTGGATCGTTGATAATTTAATGCAATTGTTTTCTTTACAATGGAAACAGAATATATTCTTTATCAACCAGTTAATCAAAAATATATTCCGTCAATTCTAAGTTCAATCAGGATAAATTTATGGGATTTCTGTAGAAGCACTTTAATGAAATACGTAATGGGTTTAGCAAAGTTTTACCACTGTAGTTTGTTGTGCGTTCGTACTTTTATAATATTGTTTTATGTTTTACAGCCCAATTTTCAAGTTCTTTAATTATTGGTTTTAACTCATAACCAATGGTCGTTAATTCATATTCAACACGAGGTGGAACTTCTGGATAAATTTTCCGAGTCAAAACTTTATTTTTCTCTAATTTTTTGAGTTCTAACGTAAGCATTCTTTCCGTTATGTTCGGTAAAACCTTTTTTATTTCTCCAAACCGTAATTTACCACTTAACAAAGCATAGCAAATAGGTAGTGACCATTGGCCACCAATAATATTTGTAGAATAAACTTCAAGACACTCATTAGCTAAAGCTTGTTTATTGGCAAAATTTGTGGATGTTTCCTTGATTTTAGACATTACATATATTTTTGTTAGTATCTTACAATTGGTTGTTCATTTAAATAATTAAATATAGGAGTTTATTTTTGTATCGGAAATTTAAAGATTTAAAATATGAAGACCTTAATAATTCTAACTCATCCAAATATAGAAAATTCAGTGACAAATAAAAGGTGGATTGAGGAATTAGAGAAATATCCAAATAAATTTGACATTCATCAATTATACAAAGTTTATCCAAATGAAAAAATTAATGTAATAGCAGAGCAAAAATTAATGGAAAAATATAATAAAATTATTTTTCAGTTTCCTTTATATTGGTTTAGTTCACCACCACTTTTAAAAAAATGGTTTGATGAAGTTTTAATTTATGGGTGGGCTTTTGGCTGTAAAAGTGGCTATAAATTAGAAAATAAAAAAATTGGTTTAGCTATTAGCGCAGGAGCAACTGAGGATAATTATTCATTAAAAGGTGATTACAAACATACTTTAAAAGATATATTAGCTCCGTTTGAACTTACGTTTAAATATGTAAAAGCTAATTATCATCCATATTTTGTAAATTACGGAGCTGATTCAGACACACCGAGTGAAGTTATTGAAGGAAGTACTCGTAAATATTTCATTTTCGTCAACACTTTCTAGCTTTCTTTTTCAGTATGACTCACAACGTTTAGTATATGAAAAGTAGGCGATTTAGAAGCACGAAACTTTCGTTTAAGCACAAAGTTTGATTCAACTCACAAGCCTTGAATTTACTACTGTTTCGCCTATTTTTTATATACATTGTTGTGTGCTGCCTTTTATTCATTTGGCTCAATATGAATTAGTACGTGTCCTAAATTCGGTATTTCTTCTCGTAAATAGTCCTTTAATTTATGTGCAATATCGTGCCCTGATTTTACTGTTATTTCACTATTTACAATTGCGTGTAAATCAACGTGAAATTTCATTCCTGATTTTCGGATAAAACATTTTTCCGTGTCCAAAACACCTTTAACTTCTATTGATTTTTTTCTAATTTCAAGTATTAGGTCGTCATAAAGTTGCTCGTCCATAACTTCTCCTAAAGCAGGTCTTAATATTAAATAGCTATTATATAAGATAAATGCAGAAGCAAATAATGCTGCCCAATCATCAGCAGTTTCATAACCTTTTCCAAATATTATTGCAATCGAAATTCCTATAAATGCCATTATCGAAGTTATTGCATCACTTCTATGATGCCAAGCATCTGCTTTTAGTGAAGAACTATTCGTCTGTTTACTTTTTCTAATTACGATTTGAAATGAGATTTCTTTCCAAACTATTATAAGACCCAAAACAATCAAAGTCCAAGATTTAGGAATTTTATGAGGTGTCTGAATATTTTGAATGCTTTCATAAGCGATTATTGTTGCAGAAACAACAAGAAAAGCAACTACTCCGAATGTAATTAATGGTTCAATTTTTCCGTGTCCATAAGGATGGTTTTCGTCTGATGGTCGTTTTGCATATTTAAAACCTAATAAAACTAAAAATGAAGCAAAAATATCAGTTGTTGATTCGATAGCATCTGCAATTAAAGCATAAGAATTGCCAAAAAATCCCGCAAGGCCTTTTATCAAGGCTAAAGCAGTATTTCCAATTATGCTGAAATAAGTTGTTCGTATTGCAGTTTGTTCGTTATTCATTCGTTTTTTCAGGTTGCACACAACTTGTTATAAACCTTCGATTATTACATATATCCAGTCTTATTAACAGGTTAAACAAGGTTATATATTGTTTTAGCTGCTCTAAAATAACATATTTTATAAAATAAAGTACTTTTTTGGTGTCTTAAGCTAATACGCTTTCATTTTGCCTTAACGCACATTCTTCGGTCTGCCCTAAAATATCATAGTCACGATATGGAAAAAAATGCAGATGTACCCTTTGAGTTGGATTATTACAGTGCTTTTTTAAATGATTTAATGGATAATTTGTAATTATCTGGTTTCGGTTTGAAACGGTCTTGTACAAGAATAGTTGCTTGGTTAAGTTAATAATTTAGCAAACAATGACTAGCCCGAGGAAAATTCGTAGGATTTTCTGAGTAAGCTAAAATCAAACAATTATTTTTATTCATTATTGTAGCCATTTTTTAATTCCATATTCCATTTGATTCAGTCAGAATCATTGGGTCTTTATCTGTAATTAATATTGTTTGTTCGTGTTGTGTCACAAATCCACCTTTGTTGCCAACTAAAGTCCACCCATCATTTAATTCTACTGCTACAGTTGAGTTTGTTGAAATAAAAGTTTCTATTGCTACCGTTGTATTTTTCTTAAATCGTTCTCTGTTACATTTAACTCTGTAGTTTAAAATATTCTCAGGTTCTTCGTGTAAACTTCTACCAACTCCGTGACCAGCCAAATTTTTAATTACTTTAAATCCTGATTTTTTAGCTTCTGTTTCTATTAAATATCCAATTTCAGAAATTTTCACTCCACCTTTTATATTGTTTATTGCTTTGCGTAAAATGTTTTTAGAAGCATCTACAAGAGGTTGGTGATTATGAATGTCTTTTCCAAGTATAAAAGAACCTCCATTATCAGACCAAAAACCATTTAGTTCTGCAGAAACATCAATATTAATTAAATCTCCTTCTTGCAGTATTTTTTTTTCGGATGGAATCCCGTGAGCAACTTCTTCATTAACACTTATACAAGTATAACCAGGGAAGTCATAAGTTTCATAAGGTGCTGATTTAGCTCCATAACGTCTTAAAATCCGCCCCCCATATTCGTCCAATTCTTTCGTTGACATTCCGACTTTAGCATATTCTCTCATCAATTTTAGTGTAGTTCCAACAACTTCACTAACTCTTTTCATTCCTATTAATTCAGATTCTTTTGTAATCGACATTTCGTTTTGTTTTAGTTCCTCTAAAATAATGTATTTTAGAAGATAGAGTACTTTTTTAGTATCTTAAGTTAATACGCTTTCATTTTAATTGTTGAAAACGGCTTGATAATCTTGATGTGAAACCATTTGGTAAATACCGATTTATTTCAATTAAAGGAGCGTCTATATTCCAATGGCGAAAAACTTGTTTTTGTTTTGAATAGCTTACTGAACGACTGTGAATGTTCAAAATCCAATGTATACGCAATTTCACTTACTGACAAATTGGTATTTGATAACTTTTCTTTAGCTTTCTCAATCAGTTTTTCGTGGATATGTTGTTGTGTGCTTTGCCCTGTCAAGGTTTTTAGCAAGCCACTAAGATAGTTGGGCGATACATTTAGTTCCTTAGCAATACTTTGAACAGTAGGTAATCCACTTTCTACCAAGCTGTCCTGATTGAAATATTCATTAAGTATTTCTTCCAGACGATTTAATATGGTATGGTTGTGTATTTTTCTGGTGATAAATTGACGGTGATAAAATCTGTCGGAATAGTTGAGTAACACTTCTATTTGGGAAATGATGAGGGGCTCACTAAACTTATCAATATTGGAAACATACTCCTGTTTTATGCTTTGAAAAATACTGAGAATTGTAGTTTCCTCTTTATCTGAAAGATGTAGAGCTTCATTGGCCGAATAACTAAAGAACTCGTATTGTTTTATGGTTTTTCTCAATGGACTTTGCCATAAAAAATCGGTATGAATGAGCAGCATCCATCCCGAAAGTTTGTAATCGCCCTCAGTTTCAACCGAAAAAACCTGTTTGGGAGCAATGAAAAACATAATGCCTTCATCAAAATCGTAGGTTTGCTGACCATATTTGTATTTTACCGTAGCATCAATATTTCTTTTTAATGCAATAGAGTAAAAGTCAAATATCCAACTGCTTTGTCTGTCAGTGGGAAGATTCCTTAATTCATCCAAATTTATAACACTCATCAATGGGTGTTCTGGTTTAGGTAAACCTCGAAATCTATGGTACTCGCTAATTGTTTTGAAATGGTGAGGCGGTGTGTTTTTCATAATCTATGACTACAGTTGATTATATGCTTCAGCAAAGTTTTCAGCAAAATCTTTCATTTTTACAGTGCCCATCTTTTTGGGTTTATGTTGGTTGTAATGTTCGTACAATAAACCACTGTTTATAGCGGCGTACATTTCCATCATACCCTCGGCTATGGCGGGTTGCATACCGGCAGCTTTTAGTCCCTCAGTCAGTTGTTCATCTGTTAAAGTTACCCATTTCAAATCTGGATTTCCTATGGCTTCACCTAATATTTTTGCCAATTCATTGTAAGTAAGTTCATCACTTGCTACATACCCTACGTTTTGTCCGGCAAGTTTTGAAGTAATCTCCTCGGCAATAACGCTAGCAATATCCACGGGTGATACCCAGGCATTCACAACTTCACCTTCAATGTTAGAAGCTATAAAACCATTTTCCTTTGCAGAATGCACCTGTGGCAGTAAATTGTAATAAAATTCGGTAGGACGAATGTGAGTAATAGCAATATCTGATGGTAATGCATTGAGTATGCTTTCCACATAAAAAGTGCCTTGAAGTATGCCGTTACCTTCTTTCATATGAGCTCCGATGCTACTTAGATTCACTACTTTTTTCACTCCACTTCGCGTTATGGCTTGTGCGTAGTTATTCGCCAGGTTTTTATAATAGGCAAGTAAATCAAGGTTATGGTCAAAATAATTGGCGGGTGGCACCATACAAAATACAGCATCAGCACCTGTAAAAGCTGAAGTAATAAAATCAACATCTTCTATAGAGCCAATAGCCGCAGTGGCTCCCATAGCTTCAATGTCTTTTTGCCTTTCGGTATTACTGCTTATTACTGTTACGGAATGTCCTTGTTGTACCAACTCCTGCGTTAGCGGTCTGCCTACGTGCCCTAAG contains:
- a CDS encoding type IV secretory system conjugative DNA transfer family protein, whose amino-acid sequence is MDDSIVTYGLIFLLGIGTVYGFYKITKYAFILNLIWISIGLLFIWSIEINNHQFLNILIYLGCPLLFLNCIGIVFLQNEDDNTGVDTTYQVHFKLERGKLKLDNIKRGVSIIGSAGSGKTESVVYNLLDHFSTHQFSGVIHDYKHFELTEMAYPIFEKQGVDFKIISFDTIYHRVNPIAPRYMINEESVNEVSRVLIENLLEQKESGSVGASKFFNDAAEGLIGGLIWKLKTAYPMQCTLPHVIAIYQYLDTESLIKFLSSNTTSRAMADAFISGKDSERQTAGVKSTLANALKKISTQRIFMTLSEDEVPLNLNTLEKPTVVSVVNNPKYETAYAPVIATVIHTITKQMSVRHSNPSFLMMEEAPTIRLLNMHRIPATLRSYNIATVYVMQDKIQNDIMYGDKASRAILSNLSYQFFGKVNDPDTAKYYERFFEIVKQETTSVNRGHNLDFDTRVTTGEREVAKIRADAFFRLKQGEFVVFADGADHKVQFTLPNIKRGLPKLIQVYSDEDLQANFDRVYAEVREVFE
- the mobB gene encoding MobB family relaxase, translated to MYIAISPQKVSGTYSKSVADFVSYLEKENEGRSEGEMEHFFNQYGDEISAETVIETIDKNTAKLKLNEPKFYSITVSPSARELKQLQNSNEDLKRYTKSIMHDYVSAFNREISGKPISINDIVYFAKIEHERTFKGTDKVVQVNQPFATKILELKSELRKIDQGLKTGNAKEIVNDINRLEEEAPHKQDGKRIVQGMQKSGNQSHIHIIVSRKDASNRVSLSPGSKYKASDVEFNGKQVKRGFNRDAFFAKAEERFDAKFVYQRNFAESYASKKLYVKHPDRYFKILLGLPTNERSIAFKILGRSGIKIPHIPTSTAQLAFSALRILKRGVGVAMKSGSIGI
- a CDS encoding BfmA/BtgA family mobilization protein, which translates into the protein MDKRLKKGGFTTLKIKDEVAKRFRRFSKNMTLSQSMTLLYMIDFFENNGLSPLESISPKIQTLEVLFKKRMNGMISIMKDIEKHQTKPTVAMLQALFEQAEASKKPIQEQKVRFEEKINKVKNNEESHKT
- a CDS encoding DUF6876 family protein produces the protein MTTQAHILQHKLDHFCGSQTVFEIPTFGTRFTEGVQFLTTEARCFWLITDASIIAHNLMAKSYFITIDFKRLPIVEQIKKGYEAQVTFSDGDENVFEIQTYQSTDFPFDTFKLFFIDNTLMLTSEY
- a CDS encoding single-stranded DNA-binding protein gives rise to the protein MSTIKNHVQLIGNVGQEPVITNLESGKKVARFSLATNEHYKNANGEKQTETTWHTIVTWGKSAEIIEKYAGKGKELGISGKLKSRSYEAEDGTTRYVTEIVADEILLLGIKPN
- a CDS encoding winged helix-turn-helix transcriptional regulator, producing the protein MSKIKETSTNFANKQALANECLEVYSTNIIGGQWSLPICYALLSGKLRFGEIKKVLPNITERMLTLELKKLEKNKVLTRKIYPEVPPRVEYELTTIGYELKPIIKELENWAVKHKTIL
- a CDS encoding NAD(P)H-dependent oxidoreductase, which codes for MKTLIILTHPNIENSVTNKRWIEELEKYPNKFDIHQLYKVYPNEKINVIAEQKLMEKYNKIIFQFPLYWFSSPPLLKKWFDEVLIYGWAFGCKSGYKLENKKIGLAISAGATEDNYSLKGDYKHTLKDILAPFELTFKYVKANYHPYFVNYGADSDTPSEVIEGSTRKYFIFVNTF
- a CDS encoding cation diffusion facilitator family transporter yields the protein MNNEQTAIRTTYFSIIGNTALALIKGLAGFFGNSYALIADAIESTTDIFASFLVLLGFKYAKRPSDENHPYGHGKIEPLITFGVVAFLVVSATIIAYESIQNIQTPHKIPKSWTLIVLGLIIVWKEISFQIVIRKSKQTNSSSLKADAWHHRSDAITSIMAFIGISIAIIFGKGYETADDWAALFASAFILYNSYLILRPALGEVMDEQLYDDLILEIRKKSIEVKGVLDTEKCFIRKSGMKFHVDLHAIVNSEITVKSGHDIAHKLKDYLREEIPNLGHVLIHIEPNE
- the map gene encoding type I methionyl aminopeptidase gives rise to the protein MSITKESELIGMKRVSEVVGTTLKLMREYAKVGMSTKELDEYGGRILRRYGAKSAPYETYDFPGYTCISVNEEVAHGIPSEKKILQEGDLINIDVSAELNGFWSDNGGSFILGKDIHNHQPLVDASKNILRKAINNIKGGVKISEIGYLIETEAKKSGFKVIKNLAGHGVGRSLHEEPENILNYRVKCNRERFKKNTTVAIETFISTNSTVAVELNDGWTLVGNKGGFVTQHEQTILITDKDPMILTESNGIWN
- a CDS encoding helix-turn-helix domain-containing protein, encoding MKNTPPHHFKTISEYHRFRGLPKPEHPLMSVINLDELRNLPTDRQSSWIFDFYSIALKRNIDATVKYKYGQQTYDFDEGIMFFIAPKQVFSVETEGDYKLSGWMLLIHTDFLWQSPLRKTIKQYEFFSYSANEALHLSDKEETTILSIFQSIKQEYVSNIDKFSEPLIISQIEVLLNYSDRFYHRQFITRKIHNHTILNRLEEILNEYFNQDSLVESGLPTVQSIAKELNVSPNYLSGLLKTLTGQSTQQHIHEKLIEKAKEKLSNTNLSVSEIAYTLDFEHSQSFSKLFKTKTSFSPLEYRRSFN
- a CDS encoding NAD(P)H-binding protein, coding for MKITLAGSLGHVGRPLTQELVQQGHSVTVISSNTERQKDIEAMGATAAIGSIEDVDFITSAFTGADAVFCMVPPANYFDHNLDLLAYYKNLANNYAQAITRSGVKKVVNLSSIGAHMKEGNGILQGTFYVESILNALPSDIAITHIRPTEFYYNLLPQVHSAKENGFIASNIEGEVVNAWVSPVDIASVIAEEITSKLAGQNVGYVASDELTYNELAKILGEAIGNPDLKWVTLTDEQLTEGLKAAGMQPAIAEGMMEMYAAINSGLLYEHYNQHKPKKMGTVKMKDFAENFAEAYNQL